From the Porites lutea chromosome 5, jaPorLute2.1, whole genome shotgun sequence genome, the window ATCAGCACAGACGTCTATCAGAAACCTACAGACACACATCCATACCTACACTGGACTTCAGCACATCCACCACACCTCAAACTAAGTATCCCGTACAGCCAAGCATTGAGATTGAGAAGAATATGTTCTTCCACTGATACACTGAAGAAACGGATAGCCGAATACGCTGATTTCTTTGTAGCATGTGGCTACCAACGGACCAAGGTTTTACGAGAAATGGAAAAAGTCCTTACAATGACACAAGAAGAGTGTCTGCAGACCAGAGAAAGCGAATCTACCGATCGTATCACCCTGGTCACTACATTCAACCCACATACCACCTTTATTGCAGAGATTGCAAGAAGAAACTGGAACTTCCTCCAATCTAAAGAAAGACTGGCCCACATAGTCAACAAACCACCCTTAGTGGCTTACAGACGGCCAATAAGTCTCCGGGACAGACTCGTGAGTACTAAATTCAAGACAGTTAACAACACTCCTGTACCAAGAGGCTGCGAAGCATGCGGAAAACCAAAGTGCAGCTGGTGCAAAGGAATCAACAAAACCACCACGTTTACCAGCAGTAACAACAATAAGACctttaaaatatttcactctGTTAACTGCCAGTCATCATGGGTTATTTACATTATTGAGTGTAACGTCTGCAATCTACAGTACATAGGCAAGAGCGAAACAGCGTTCAATCTTCGCTTAAACAACCACAGAAATCGTATCAAAAAGAGAATCAGCAGTTGTGAACTTACGAAACACTTTCTACATAATAAACGGACACACAACTTCGACAGTAACGTAATCATTACAATAATAGAACAGATCAGGAAAGATAATATAAGcaattaacagaaaaaaagatcTCCTGAGACGCCGGGAGATGTTCTggcaaaagaaactgaattCCATGCAGCCAAATGGACTTAACAAACGAATTGGCTAACCATTCAATATAGTTGCAGTGATCTTTACAAAGGTCTGGGTACACAAAATGATTTTAACATACGTTGTAAGGGTCGCTAACTGCCGAAAATTCGCAATTGATGTACATACACAATTATGCTATACAATTAAGCAATTTACGGATGAAATTACCTTTAACACGCAATATAATTAACTGTAATACCGAACGCAGTTTAGACCCCTGAAGAAGGCGTAAGCCGAAACGCGTCgggtcaataaaggattcaaATCAACATATGTAGTCCATTCTACTTTGTACAaactatgtatatatatatatatatatatatatatagaaagtaAACTTCTGTGTCGAATGAagatactaaaaataatgaaaaacgaaagtcttctttgcttttgcgctacgcgtttcaccgctgttgcggctcttcaggcatagcaaagtgtttttattaacttattacgtcacagacgtaattgtaattacaattataatggctcttgtaattcgtagcacgcgcgaacaattagcgtaatttcaaatcattaagaacgggtttatatttcaaaataaaaaacctctctttgttttttctcatgcccTCGGAGGGGCTGAGAATCTTGTAAAACGGAGAGATAGTAAACTGAGGAGTCAATCCCGCCGCACATTCATCGATATGCTTACTGACTCCCAGCATACGTGTG encodes:
- the LOC140936361 gene encoding uncharacterized protein gives rise to the protein MEKVLTMTQEECLQTRESESTDRITLVTTFNPHTTFIAEIARRNWNFLQSKERLAHIVNKPPLVAYRRPISLRDRLVSTKFKTVNNTPVPRGCEACGKPKCSWCKGINKTTTFTSSNNNKTFKIFHSVNCQSSWVIYIIECNVCNLQYIGKSETAFNLRLNNHRNRIKKRISSCELTKHFLHNKRTHNFDSNVIITIIEQIRKDNISN